The stretch of DNA atattttttaaatttttgttgtttattgcaatgtttattggggcaattgtccccaataaacatgctattatgccttaaccccttcattgccttagcggctatccgctatggtaatgaagcagcattaatgtattttaataatattgtgcgggagaagggggtgaagggggtaccgagctgaaccgcattgatttctggcacagggaccccctgcttcccgagttacaggccccggtttggggcatcggttccagTATTGCCGCCATATTattagcgggcacgtcgcgtatggtacgctttaaagatggcggtgacaatgccacccgatgacacataccgggcctgtaactcgggaagcagggggtccctggtccacaaagcaatgtggTTCCGCTAAGTTGACCCCCTgcttacagtacactattattaaaaatatattcatgctgcttcgttaccatagcagtgAGCCgtaaaggtaaggaatgagtgtttattgatatgtgtgttttattcatactgtagatgtgcagagggtctccggaactgaaccgctttggttttaggtccggggaccccctgcttcccgagatacaggcccctttatggggtgccgctatccctctgctttgtttacattccacggtcacctgatcgggccctttaaatgcagagggatactggcacctcataaaggggcataTATCTCGgcaagcagagggtccccgggcctcaaaccaatgcggttcagctccggagatcccctgcacatgtacactatgaataaaattgtattttaaataatttttaatgtgccgatatttgcgcagagagagcggcggatctccctctgctgcagacacatctcggtaggggacggcttctcagcagcttctcgccaggcagccgtctcgtctccggttactcgccattctttcaaatggtggtggcgcattcattcgccagggattcggcccttcctgcatacagtgaGGTTAACACGCAAAAAACACGGCGAATCCAAACCCTGCCGAATGCAATTgtccgctgcttagtgcatagacccccaTGTCTGATGGGTTTATTATAGGGAACATCCTATGTTTGCCCTTCTCCAAGCAGTTCCTATATTGTTCCCATTGCAAACGTTTACCCATAGTACCCATAGATGCACCTCTCTTTGTGCAGGGAGATCGACTTTGTAGCCTTGGCTAGGGTGGCGCTGCGCGTACGCTCCCACTGgccacgatgaaacacattgcgacaatgtgtgtggccagggtgTGCGAGCGCCTGCTCCCGCTCGGCGCTTAGAGCAAGtaaatttgattttgctgcacGCAAGCGCGTCACGCAAGCGcgtcacgcgagcggttcgcccaatgagggcaaaccagctctgtgacgtcatgacCGTGTCCCTAGGTGAGCACGAGCCTAGACGGCCACGAATCGGCCGGCCAAGCACGGCGCAGCGCACAAGCGCCAGCACtcccgttccctgcctggccgcagtcTAAGaaatgtgcagggagatgcatctcTCACTGTGCAGTGAGATCCCCTGTAAGAGATTTGCAGCGAAATTCAGCTCTCTGTGCATTGAGATAGCctttaagagctgtgcaggaagaggcagctctctctatgCATGGAAATAGccggtaagagctgtgcagggagatgcagctctctctgtgcagggagatcacctgtaagagctttGCCGGGAGATGAATCTCTCTCTGTGcaaggagatcgcctgtaagagctgtgcatttctctctgtgcagctcttacaaacTGCAGCAAGATCGCACGAGCAGAACTTAACAGTTTCTGTTTCTAAGTCGATCAGTATAGCGTTTTCCTACCAAACGTTATCTGACTTGCAATAAATCTTTCTGAATAACACAAACAGACGGAtcggtaggaacatgccaacccGATCGATATGGCAGTAATCTTATTGAAGCtacctgcataggcccctaagtattttattattttattgttctatatatTTTCTCTTCTCTAATTTGTCAGGTATATTTTTATGGCATAGACTCTGGCCGCTATTCTTCTTTTGGCCCTCACAGTATGTCCTGGTAGGTACAGGCACTGTGAAGGGTTAGATTCTGTCATGAAGGCCAAGCTTGTTATTGCAGCCTGGATGCATAGTTACTGTATCCAGGGGTGGGCCTAACAACATCCAGAGTGTCATCGCGgggaggatactggttgggtcacatgtAAAAAGATTTGGCAAAGAGCCAAGGATAGCGTCACACCACGAGCAGGAACACGAAAAAAATTATTAGCAACCAAAGAAACACACTAACATGTTTCGCTGCCACGGGCTTTCTCAAAGTGGGTCACCTGCAGTTAATGTGATGTatatcagtatcagacctgcacTGTTATGGGGCAGGTTTACAAGCCCATCCCCTGGGTATATACTAACACTCTTCCAGAAGTcattgtctcttcccccccccccccctgcggagTGAGAAACATCTACCCTGTATCCCAGGAGGGGATACAGGAGGGTATCAAGAAGGGGCCTACATGGGTCTAAAAACCTTGGAGGTTTTCTATCAGAGATTGAAAGCTGTGACTTCTGCAGTGTGATAATAAAGAACCATGGAACCatccatatactgcaccgacacactttatgcgagcaaatacagtatatatatatatactgtgcagtattgcagccagcgggaataaaatgcttcaatccctgcctggaaaataacccaatgcactcgggcagaaaacagtcacaaacctcaatacacctgggtatacccgaattcgtgggactagccgagctcgaataaagtgtgtcgccagtgtatgtggatCACAGTCTGGGTCACTAAGaagtgtcagcatggaccatACTGGTCATTTCAGGAGCCccactggctggaggcgctgtacaccAAGATGTACCACCCTGAATATATGTCCTGATATCTTCCCCACAACACCACAGAGCACTCAGAGCCTCCTCTTCcagcctcacaggtatgcactgcACCTGCAACACCAGGAAACCGGATGGGGTTAGGGTGGGGCAGCAGGTGCTACATATTTGTTATAGATTTTTGTTGTGATCACTACTAGAGGTTTATTTTTCACTCGCTTGTAAACCTTAAAGCGCTTTTTTATTGGGTTGTGGTTTTATTTGGAGACATTTCCGAAGACTTTCTGCAGAGCTGAGTAGTTATAAGTTTTTTTCACTGTGAGTTTATCCCTATTTAGTGAAGTCACTTGCgcgtttttcttgtttttctgtgcaaacaAACAgtttgaagggaaaaaaaagtttaCAATTTCCTAGAGATATGGTAATTAATTTTATTATACTGAATAAGCAGTCACTGAGATTTTTGCTGCATCGTTGCCATTGTGTAAAGGGATAAATAGCTGTATGACTCTTTTTTGAGCAAAGTAGAGTGAGTGTTGTATTGACAAGAACCATAAGAGGTTGGAAAGTTTGTAACATATCAGCTACTGTAATTGTGTCTAATAAAAGGTACCATACCCCCTACTCCGTCTCCATGTTATATGTTACTTTCTGTTTTCAGAATTGTATCACTAAACCTCCTTCTCCTTGCGTGCTACCAGAAACATAACATGTGTGTAATCGGAGTAATTGCTGGTCTTTTTAGAAGGCAACACTTCCAAATTCTCAATGATAAACCCTGCATCACAAACAGCCTCTCTTATAAACTCCTCATTACATGACAGAGTGTAAAACTTGTGCTCACCAAACCTGTAGAAAGTTTCATTATATGTCCCCACCAGTAACATATGTCCCCCAATTTTTAGCATTGATGCTAGTTTTTTCAGATTGCTACGGTAAGCCTGGTGGTCCTTGTTAATAAGAATTAAGACATACATGGAGATCAGACAGTCCACCTGTGGCAGGACTACAGGCTCTAAAGGGTTATCTTTGGTGAAATCACGTTTGACAACGCGTTTAACTGCTCTTCTTGCTTTGTCTTCCTTTCCTTCCCACTCATCGCTGAAATTACAAAATGAAAAATGATCACACAGCAGTTATGGAGAAAACAGTGGTACAGTAGTTGTGTAAACAGGTGAACAAAAAGGCGCGAACAGCTTAATTAAGggtgaaataaataataataataaaaaaatgatgaaaaataaatgtgatgaccaaacccccagctcaaacctcactggcgggacctgtttcacgggttccaaagttTAGAAGTATCTCAAAACGTCCAGGGGGAGCATACAGTATGGAGGAATGAGAGAACaaaaacaagatacacaaatataagtgcagacgtattgCAGTAGGTGGATTGATtaagcagtgtcttggctcatatagctgttctactcacaggactaaagagTAAAtgtaagcagttggcaaattgggttgccacccttgaaggtaTCTAGGCACCGGACCCCCTATCGATATTCCGTCAGCAAGTACCGCATGCATAAAGAgggagaaaactacatagtgcgatcaatatgtaaactttatataaaatatatacggGTAATTTTACccgtatatattttatataaagttTACATATTGATCGAACTATGTAGTTTTCTCCCTCTTTATGCATGCGGTACTTGCTGACGGAATATCGATAGGGGGTCCGGTGCCTAGAtaccttcaagggtggcaacccaatttgccaactgcttacaTTTActctttagtcctgtgagtagaacagctatatgagccaagacactgcttaATCAATCCACCTACTGcaatacgtctgcacttatatttgtgtatcttgtttttGTTCTCTCATTcctccatatgctccccctggacgtTTTGAGAAAACAGTGGTACATGCAGAAAATAATGTACACGTGTCAGTCCGAAGGCAAATAAAAAGTTGAAATGAGCAGAAGACTGTTTAGTActggggtgaccaactccagtcctcaaggatcatcaacag from Ascaphus truei isolate aAscTru1 chromosome 6, aAscTru1.hap1, whole genome shotgun sequence encodes:
- the LOC142498073 gene encoding indolethylamine N-methyltransferase-like, yielding MDSSLHKHYHDEEFDPRLYIETYYYPENSDVFEDAVEFPITQLFKTFSSGRVRGETLLDVSAGPLAFHLLTACDFFKEINVIEFTDANIREFEMWRNKEPGAADWSHAAKFICELEGKSDEWEGKEDKARRAVKRVVKRDFTKDNPLEPVVLPQVDCLISMYVLILINKDHQAYRSNLKKLASMLKIGGHMLLVGTYNETFYRFGEHKFYTLSCNEEFIREAVCDAGFIIENLEVLPSKKTSNYSDYTHVMFLVARKEKEV